The Thermocrinis ruber genomic sequence TCCAACCCCAACCAACGCATTGCTTGGACTCATATTTACCTTAGCCTTTCTCTCTTTCTTTATCTCCATGCCCATAATATCCATCTTGGAATGGGGTTGGTACAAAGCCAAAGGAGGTAGCAAAAATGATTAAGACAATATTCTTCACAGTGCTTACCGTGGCCTTTTTCTACATAGTATGGATCAACAACATCTTTGCCCCACACGAAAAGTATGAAATGCCCCAAGAACACGGAAAGATCGCTATGGACTACAAGTATGCAAAGGAAGGGAGAGAACTATTCATTCAGAACTGTGCGTCTTGCCACTCGGTAAGGTATGATGCCCTCTACTTGACACAGGTGCAGGCTAACCCTATGCTGGCATCCCTTCAAGAAAAATACGGAAAGGTCCTTCCAAGAGATGTTTACGAAGCTGTCTTTATGAACGACCTAAACGCCCTTAAGGAAGCCTTCGGAAAGGTTCCCCCAGACCTCTCTACCATATACTTGGTAAAAGGTCCAGAGTATCTTTACAACTTTATCCTGGAACCCCAAAAAGTTCTCCCCGGGACTATGATGCCACCTGTTATGACTGGAAGACCAGAGGAGACAGCCAAAATCATTGCCTATTTGAGGTCTGTATCTGAACCACCCCCTCAGGAAAAGGCAAAGAGAAATCTTATGGGCATAGTGACCATAGGCTATCTTATAGTTATGGGCATTCTAATATGGCTTTGGAGAGATAGAATTCTCAAGAAGATGGGACTGCACTAAGACAGAAGTTTTTCAAAAAACATCCCCCACACCGGGGGGTGCTTTTACAATATTTTTTTGCATGTTCATCAATCAAAGCGTGAAACTCCTTATAGATGGTTAGGTCTTTTGGAATATTCTCCTCCACATAGCTTTTTAGGTCTTCGTATCCACCATCCAGACCATACAGCCTTTTGAAAAGCCTTTTTGTGTAGGTGTCTATTACAAAGCTCAGGCGACCTCCCGCATACAAAAGAATTGCGTCTGCAGTTTCCTTGCCAATACCTTTTACCTTCAAGAGTTCTTCTCTGCTCACTTTTTCCACCACATCCGTTGGATTAAAAAACTCCGCAACATGCTTTAACCTCTGGGCTTTTAGCCTGTAAAAGCCTGAGGGTCTTATTAATTCCTCAAGCTCTTTAGTGGATACCTGCCGAATAAACTCAAGGGAAAGCTCTCCATATTTTTTAAGGTTTTCCAAAGCTTTTTCTACGTTCCTCCATGCGGTGTTTTGCGTCAGCACTGCCCCTATTATTATCTCATCCCTCGGGTCTGTGCCCTTGGCTCTATGATAGCCTTCGTCCACAGGCCACCAACCTTGATAGCCGTAAAAATCAAGTAGCAATTGATAAAGCTGAACTAAGGATAGCATGAACCTTTTCCTTTACCAACTTTGGCTCTTTTTTGTATTCCTTTCCCAGCTCAAGAGCTTGCGTTGTGGATATTATTCCTTCCTTCCTCAAAAACTGTAAAAACTGGGTAAAGTTGTGTGGTTTTTTAACATCCAAGGCACCCCTCTCAAAGTCAAGGAGGTAAATCCTTCCGTCTTTCCCTACCAGTAGATTCTTGTCAAGCCTCGCAAACTCATCCCTGTTGATCCTAAGACTGTCCAGGAGATAGGCGATCTCCAAAACCTGCATGTATAAACTCAGCTTCTCCTCAGGACTAAGGGAAAGCTTTTCCATGGGCACACCATCAATAAACTCATACATGATAAAATCTTCTCCACTGAGAATAAGCTTTGGAAAGTAAGGGTAGTCCTTTAGCCTTTCTAAAATTCTTGCCTCCTTCCTTATGGCGTACTCTTTCTCCTGGGCTTTTGCCACCTTTATGGCAACTTCCTTCCCTTCAAAAAAACCCCTGTATACAATTCCCCTCCAGCCCTCATCCAAATAGGTTAGACCTTGTATCTTGGGCTTTAGCTCCTCAAACCTCATCTACCACTTTGTATCCCCAGCTTTCCACTGCGGACTTTAGGCTCTCAAAAGACACATGATCTTCCACCTTCACCTTTGCACGCTGTTCATGAAGGGATACGTCCACCTCAGAGACACCCTCCACGCTGTAGAGGGCATTCTTTACTGTCCTAACGCAATGCTCACAAGTCATACCTAAAATCTTTAGCTCTATCTCTTTCATAATATTTCTAGTATAACCCTTGCATCCTCTTTGGTGTTCATGTTGATAAAGGCGTAAGAAAAAGGTTCCACATCCTCCACCACTTCGTAGCCTACCTTCTCCACAAATTCCATAGCCCTCAGCCCACCACCCTTCAAATACTCCTCAAGGGCGGGTTTTACTCCCTTGGGATACACCCCAAAGAGTGGGAAGATTTTACCCTTAACCTTAAAAAGCGTTATCTTGTCTTTTGACCTTTCCCAAATCAGAGAAATTAGTTCTCCTTTAATAAGTGGCATGTCTGCGCTTAAAACGACCACTTTATCTTGGTTGGTATGAGATAAGGCTGTATATAGACCCGCTAAGGCGAACTGCTCTTGGAGGATGTCCTTCAAAAGTTCTACTCCTTTCAGAAAGCTATACTTTTGTGGTTCCTTTGCCACTATGAAAACTCTGTCGCATACACTCTGGGCTTGTTCAACCACCCACTGGATGCAAGGTTTACCCTTTAAGGGAAAAAGTGTTTTATCCTCTCCAAACCTTCTGCTTTGCCCACCCGCAAGTATATAGCACTCCATCATTCTTTTTTGAGTATTTCCTCCAGGGTTTTTCTGTAGAAAGGGTCGTCCTTCATCTCCAAAGCCTTTTTTATATAAAGGAGGGCTTCCTCTTTTTTACCCTGCTTGTTTAAAACGTAGGCTAAGTTGTTCAGCACATCTGGGTCCTCCTTTAGCTTAAGGGCTTTTCTGTATTGCCTTTCAGCCTTCTCATACTCTTCTCTTTGGGCATAGATATTTCCCAAATTGAAGTACGCTAAATAGTTTTTCTTATCTTTCCTTATGGCTTTTTTATACTCTTCCTCCGCCAAGTCCAACTTTCCCTGTTTTTCGTATAGATACCCTAAGTTTATATGTTCCTCCGCGGTCAAAGGGTCTTTTAGGATTATGATCTGTGGCACCGCACAGCTCCCGCAGAGCATAATAATGAGAAGAGAAACAAGCTTTTTCATTCTAAGGGAATATTGTATGTTTCGTAGCCAAAAAAGTAGCCATGTCCGTAGTCCGCACCGCAGTCTATGGCTAACTGAACCTTTTTGTATGTGTCTATTTTTTTGAATATTACCTTTGCCCCAAAGCTCTTGGCATAGGACACCGCCTTGGCAACGTCAGACTTGCTGGAGTTCATATAAAATTCCTCTTTTACAAAAACAAAATCAAAGGCACCCAACTTTATTTCCTCTGCCTCTTCTCCCATACCATATTTTGCTATATAAAAATCGTCCAGGGCACTTTTCAGCTTAAGTTTTTTTATGCTAAGCAAGATTTTTGCAAGAGTGTCAGAGCTTAGGTCAGCAGGTAGGCAGATTACAAAATTGCGACCATATAAAGGTAGGCTTTCTATGTGTATAGATATTGGCATATTTATGAAAATCTCTTTGTCCCTTGAAAATTTTGTCACTCCCTTCAAAACGCTTAACTCTGCCCTCTTCTTTAAACTTTCATCGCCGACCTCTTGAAACCTTAGTTCTTTTTCACCATCCGTAATAATGCGGGACAGCACTTTGTACCCAAAGAGCTGTTGTGTCTTTAAATCTACTATGTGTTCAAGTACCATCTCTGCTTTTAATTTTTTAGCCCTTTCCCCTATGATTATATTTTACTCAAAAAGCACACTACTAAAGCTATGCCTTAAAAATTCCTGAAAGTTCTCCACGACCCTGAAGGCATCCTTTAAAAGTCCCCTTTCTTGCTTTGAGAGTTTTTCCGGGTCTATGTAGTTATCCGGCTCCTTTCCTTTGATGATCTTGTCCGCCTGTTCTCTAAATCTTAACATGTTCAAAAACCTGTACGCTTCCAAAAGGTCTCTTCCAAAATTCTTCTCCAAGATGCCCCTCTCCATAAGCACCCTTATTCGGTCGTAGGTGTTTCTCTCCAAAATCACATTAAAAAGACTAAGACACCTGACGCCGTGGGTTATAGGAAATATTCCACCCTTCTTTAGGTCAAGCTCTCCCTTGTGTTCTCCACTTCTTTCTACCACGAAGCCTTTAAAGAATGTTAAAGGTGGCTTGAACTTTAAACCTTCACTTATAAAATAACCCATGAATAAGCTTTTCCCTTTTATTTTCTTATGAACATATTCTTCCAGTCCATCCGCCAAAGTTTTATCTCCAAAGACGTTCCTAAAGTCAAAAAATATGGCGGAGTTCAAAACATTTTCTGGAATGGGAGTGTCTATCCAAGCGCTGATCCTTTTTTCCCACTCTCTTTCTGAACCTCTCCACTCTGGGTTTGATAGCATCACATTCCCCGGACAGGGTGGAAAGCCTACCTTTAATAGCACCTTTATATACTCCTCCGAGAACCTTTTGAAATACTCCTTGGCGTCAAAGTCAATGATGGGAAGGTCTCTGTATATTAGGGCGTTGTCTTGGTCTGTTTTTAGGCTCTGCTCTTGCCTACCCTCACTCCCCAAAACTAAAATACAGAAAGGAACTAAAGGCTCCTCTCCAAGCCTTGATATGGTCAAAAAGACTGCCCTTTTCATAAAGCGGTCGTTTAACTCCGAGACATACTTTCCTACCCTCTCTGGGTCAGCCCCTTCCAAAACAAGTTCCACCACCGCCTTTGTGGTCTGCCTGTATAGAAAAGCCAAACTTTCCTCATCCTTAGCCTTCTCTATCTCCTTAAACAGAAACACAAAGTTCTTGCTCTCATAGAGGATAATATCCCTATCTTCCAAAATCCCCGAGGGCTGTTGGTTGGAAAAGACAACCACCCTCCTTATGGCATGCTTGGACATTAGGGTAAGCACATCCATAAGGTAATCCCTTTCATCCACTCCAATTACGGGAAAGGTTGCCACCTCAGAGGCTTTTGTCTCCCTTGGGTCTTTACCCTCTCCTAAAACCCGCTTGATTATATCCCTTTCTGTGATTATGCCGTAGCCATCTTTGAATTTAACGAGGACTGCCCGATGATCCTCCTTTGCCATCAGGTTTATTACTTGGTCTATGCTGTCATTTTCTCCCACAATGGGTATCCCTTTTGGGTTTAGGTCTTTTACTTGCACCCTTGCCAGCCTTTCCAAAAGGGAACTACTTTCTTCTTTCCTTCTTTCAAACCTTCCGGTTAGCTTTCTTAGAAAGTATTGGTTAAAAGCTTCAAAATCCTTGCAGAGCTTTTTGAAGATCTTATCCGGCAAGAGGAAAAGCAAGGTATCCTCGTAGGCTATCGCGGTGGAAGAGGGTCGCTCACCGGTCAGAAGGGACACAAAACCAAAGCTATCACCCTCCTGAAGGTAATCCAGCACCTCGGAACCTCTCTTCAAAAGAACCACACCCTTTCTAACTATGTAAAGACTGCTGAGCGGTGCAGAACCCTCTTGGAATATTACCTCATCCTTTTGGTAATACTGAACTTGAAGGTTATAGACCACGCTTCTTAAGACCTCCAGGGTAAGGAGGTTAAAGGGCTCGTGTTCCCTCAAAAACCTTTCTGCATCAAGCATTTCACAAAAGTTTTATCACAAGAAACCTAAGGATCAAAAGGCTCACCAAAAGCAAGAGGGTATGACAGCAGGGAAAGAGTTTTCTGTAGGGCTTGTATAAAGGCTCGGTAAATTGGTAGAAGAACCTGTAAAAAAAATTGTTAAGGTCCCTTGTAAAAAATTCAAGGGCGGCCCGCCCAAGGACGAGCCACATAAAAAAGGCAAGGGTGTAATTCAAAAACTGCTCTAAGGTCATTCCTCAGCACCGGCCTTGACCGCACCCTTGGGATACCTAATGTGTTCCACAAACTCTTGAATTTCCTTGGGTGGCGGAGGAGTAAGACGGGAGACCACAAAGGTAACTATGAAGTTAAGGGGCATGCCAAAGATTCCCGCAGCGATGGTCTTTATTCCAAATAACTCAAAGCCGTAGAACCTGCTGGCTATTAGGTAAGCAAGGGTTACACTAAGACCCACCAGCATGCCAGCCACAGCACCGTATTTATTGGTCCTTTTATCCCAAATACCCAACACCAGGGCAGGAAAGAGAGAAGAGGCGGCTAAGGAGAATGCCCAAGCTACCAGCTCAACGATTATGGCGAGCCTGAAGGATGCTACATAGGCACCGAGCAGGGCGACCACTAAGAGCAGAGCCTTTCCGATCTTAACCCTTGTGGATGGAGAAAGGTTTGGGTTGATGATCTTGTAGTAAAGGTCGTGGGATATGGCGTTGGATATGGTGATCAAGAGACCGTCTGCGGTGGACAGCGCCGCTGCAAGACCACCCGCTGCCACAAAGCCTGCTATAACATAGGGAAGACCGGCGATCTCAGGGGTGGCCAGCACTACCATGTCTGGGTGGATCTTTATCTCCGCAAACTGTATTATTCCGTCGCCGTTGAGGTCCTTTATGGTAATAAGTCCAACCTTTGCCCACTTTTCAACCCAGGAGGGCATTTCGGAGAAGGCTTTGCCCACCAGGTTTAGCATCTCATACCTGCCAAAGGCGGCGTAGGCGGGTGCGGTTAGATAAAGGAGAAGTATGAAAAACAGTGCCCATGCTGCGGAGGTTCTTGCTTCCCTAACGGTGGGTGTGGTGTAGAACCTCATTATGACGTGGGGCAATCCTGCAGTTCCGAGCATGAGCATTAGGGTTAGTGCTAAGAAGTTAGCCATACCCTTAACGTCAGAGGGAGGTGCTACGTAAGATTTTGGAGGCTTTGATGCGGCCTCTGCCTCCTTCATAGCCTGTGTCCATTTTTCCTTAGCCTCTTCGGGAGACTTTGGATAGTCTTTTAACTGTTTTTCAAGCTCGGCCCTCTTGGGGTCGTCGGGTGGCAAAGAGGCGAGCTTTTCTTGTAGCTGTTTCCTTCCTTCTTCCCAACTTTGAGGCAGTGCGGCGATCTTGGCTTTCAGCTCCTCTGCCCTTTTCTTGTGAATTTCCCTAACTTCCTGCTCTTTGGGGTCATCCTTTAGCTGGGCAAACTTTTGCTCTATTCCTTGCAAGGCAAAGCCGTAAGATATTTGGGATATGGGATTTCCTGTGTATTTAAAGGATAGAACGGTAACGGGTATAAGGTAGGCAATTATTAGCACTATATACTGGGCAACCTGCGTCCATGTAACTGCCTTCATTCCACCCAGGAAAGAGCAGACCAATATTCCCACCAGACCCAAGAAAACACCCACCTCAAAGGGCAAACCCAAAAGCCTACTGGCTATGATACCCACACCGGTAATCTGAGCAACTAAGTAAGTAAAGGAAGTTATGAGGGTTGCTATTATTCCCACAAGACGGGGGATCTTTCCACCATATCTTGCGTCCAAAAAGTCGGGTATTGTGTATGCACCAAACTTTCTGAGGTATGGTGCGATCAGAACACCAAGGAGCACATAACCACCAGTCCATCCCATTATGAAGGCAAGTCCGTTGTAGCCTTGCAGTGCCAAGGCACCAGCCATACCTATGAAAGAAGCGGCAGACATCCAGTCGGCGGCTGTAGCCATACCGTTGAAAACCGCAGGCACCCTTCTCCCCGCCACATAATACTCCGCCACTTTGCCCGTCCTTGAAAGAATACCTATAGCGGCATAAACTGCAATGGTACCAAACAGGAATACATAACCTATAAAGGTGGGAGAGAGCCCAAAGAGCTTTTCACCTATGCCCAAAAGGATCAAAAGCAAAATCAGACCGCCAGTATAAATAGAATAGACCTTCTTTAGCCTGCTAACAAAGCTGTCCTGCACCATCTTACTCCTCCTCTACACCGTATTTTTTGTCTATTTGGTCCATCTTTTTGGAGTAGAAGATGATAAGCAGTAGAAATACTATCAAAGATCCCTGCGCACCCATATAGTATCCCAAAGGAAATCCAAAGATTACGATCTTGTTTAACCAGCCAGATATGAGGGCTGCGCCGTAGGAAACCAGCGCCCATATTATTAGCACCACAACCATAAGGTTGCGGTTCTCTCGCCAATAGCTCTCTAATTGCTCCTTTGACAGCATCCTACCACCTCCTCTTAAAAGTTTGTGATTTATTTTAGCTATTTTTTGATTCAAGTCAAGCATATAAGACTATTCTAATAAGCTAAAAGTCCTTTTTAATTTCAAAAATATACGATTTTAATCATATGTTTTTGAATTTTAAATTTTCTCTTGCCAGCTAAATAGACAACGGTTTATACTTTTTAAAAACATCACAAGGAGGTAAAACATGGAAGAAAGGAGTGAAGTTCTTTTGAAGGTAGAGGACAAGTATTACCCTCCCAAGCACATTGTAGAAAGGGCGTGGGTAAAGGACTACGAGAGCCTGTATCAGGAGTCCATCAAAGACAGAGAGGGTTTTGGGGCTAAGGTGGCGGAGGAGCTTCACTGGTTCAAAAAGTGGGACAAGGTTTTAGATTGGCAGTTTCCCTACGCCCAGTGGTTTGTAGGTGCCCAAACAAACATTACCTACAACTGCCTAGACAGGCATGTCTTAAACGGTAGGAGAAATAAGGTCGCATACATATGGTTGGATGAGGACAACAACGAGCAGAAGATCACTTACGGAGAACTTTTGGAACTTGTCAATCGCATCGCCAACGGTCTAAAGTCCTTAGGTGTTAAAAAGGGAGACAGGGTATCTATATACATGCCAAACAGCATACCCGCCATAGCTTGCATGTTAGCCTGTGCCAGAATTGGCGCTATACACAGCGTGGTTTTTGCGGGCTTTAGCGAAGGTGCCCTCAGAACTAGGATAGAGGACGCCAAGGCTAAGGTGCTCATTACCGCCACCTATACCAAGAGAAGGGGCAAAAAGATAGACCTTCTGGCAACCGCTCAGAGGGCTATAGACGGGCTATCCTTTGTGGAAAAAGTGGTGGTTTGGGACAGGGATGGAGATGTGCTCAACGGAGAAAATCCACTCTTGGTTAGCTTAGACAAGCTGATAAAAGAGTCTTCTCCTGTTTGCGAGCCGGAAGTTATGGACGCAGAGGACCCGCTGTTTATCCTCTACACCTCTGGCACAACAGGAAAGCCAAAGGGAGTTCTCCATACCACCGGTGGTTATATGGTGGAAACTTACTACACCACCAAGGTAGTCTTTGATGCCCATGAGGATGACATTTACTGGTGCACCGCAGACATAGGCTGGATTACAGGGCATTCGTACATAGTCTATGGACCTTTGGCAAATGGGCTAACCTCTCTAGTGGTGGAGGGTGCTCCAGACTATCCAAACCCAGGCAGATGGTGGAGCTATGTGGAAAGGTATAGGGTAAACATCTTTTACACTGCACCCACCGCCATAAGGATGTTCATGAGATTTGGAGAGGAGTGGCCTGCCAAGTACGACCTGTCTTCTTTAAGGATACTTGGTTCTGTGGGTGAGCCTATAAACCCAGAGGCTTGGGAGTGGTACTACAAACACATAGGAAGGGAAAGATGTGTGATAGTGGATACTTGGTGGCAGACAGAAACGGGAGCCCATATGATCACCACCATACCCTCCTATCCAGCCAAACCCGGTAAGGCAGGAAAGCCCTTCTTTACCATAGAGCCCGCAGTGGTGGATAGCCAAGGTAATCCACTTCCTCCTAACACAGTTGGAAACCTGGTTATAAAGTCCCCTTGGCCCTCCATGCTAAGAACATGCTGGGGAGAGCCCGAAAGGTATGAAAAGTATTGGACCACCATACCCGGTCAGGTCTATTTCACCGGAGACTTGGCTACCTACGATGAAGAGGGCTACATAATGATCCTCGGAAGGGCTGACGATGTGCTGAATGTGGCAGGGCATAGGATAGGAACCATGGAGGTGGAATCTGCTTTGGTGGATCATCCAGCGGTGGCTGAAGCGGCGGTTATAGGAAAGCCTCACGAGATAAAGGGAGAATCTATAAAGGCTTTTGTGATCCTAAAGAAGGGTGTGGAACCCTCCGACAGGCTAAAGGAGGACATAAAACAGCATGTCAGACAGGTGCTTGGTGCCATTGCGGTGCCAGATGAAATAGAATTTGTGGAAAAACTACCAAAGACCAGAAGCGGTAAGATTATGAGGAGGGTTCTGAAGGCTCAGGAGCTTGGACTGCCGGTAGGAGATGTTTCTACCTTGGAGGACTAAAATCCCGGGGGCTTTTGCCCCCTTAGGCTTTTTATCCTGCACCCGTTGACACCATTTGCAGTTAATTAAGCGGTTTTCTTTTACTGAGGTTTAATACTCTCTCTTGAAACGGCGAGCAAGATAAAAGAATGTTGACAGATTATATTTAAAGCTATGGAGACAAAGACCCAAAACCTAAAGGAAATTTATGAACAGGACTTCTACCTGTGGGTAATGGAGAACCTAAGACTTCTCAAAAACAAAGAGTATGACCTTGTGGATTGGGAGAACCTGTTGGAGGAAATAGAAGATATGGCAAGGAGGGAACTGAGGAGTCTAATAAACCTCATGGCAGTTATTATGGAGCATCTCTATAAATGGGAACATTTCAGAGAAACCAAATGTATGGGAAGTAAATGGAAGAAAAGCATTATTAGCGCAAGAACTGACATAGTAAAACTTTTCAAGGATGCGCCTTCCCTTAAGGCTAAGGCTCAGGAAAAAGAAATCTTGCAACGAGCATGGGAGGATGCGGTGTTAAACCTAACAGCATGGTTCAAATGGAATGAGAAGTTAGCCCTTAGGTACTTTGGCACGTTTCCCAAAAAAGAAGACTTTCCAAAAGAATGTCCCTATAGCTTTGAACAAATTATGGAGTACGAACCATGGCTTGAAGGGTGAGGCAGTTATAAAAATTTTTGTGGTTTATTGGACAATCCCTTTTAAGGGAATAAATTTTGAAAACAATATGATTTTTGATAACAGGGAGACCGCCGGGCGCTTGCTGGGTGAATGGTTAAAGGAAAAGCTCGGAAAGGAAGGGAATTACATAGTTCTGGGTATTCCAAGGGGAGGAGTGCGGGAATTGGGTAAAAGCGCCCCTGCCCCATAGTTGATAGGGCAGGGTAGGAGCATTTGCATCTCCGCTTCAGGGAGAGGTGCCCTGGAACGGATCTCCTACAAGGACAAAGACCTCGTCCCGATTAGTGGTAGGGTTATAGGCAACGCCAACCATAACGCGGTTGTCAAGGCTTACCGCAGAGATAGATTTAAGGGTAACCCCTGACGGTAGCACGCTTGCAAAGACGGTGTTAAGGTTCTCCATTGTCGTGGTGTCGCTCCTCCAGCGAACGGCATTTGACCCATCGCTTCCGAAAACGTAAGCAACTCCACTCCTGACGCGCACGGCACCAACACCAATGCTCATGTTGACGGTGTAAACATTGCCTCCGTACCAAACCTTGATTCGCGCAATAGTACTAGAGTTGCTGTCCGAGAAGGCCACCGCCTGCCCATCGGGGGAGATCCGGCTCCAGTAAGCCCCGCCAATTGAGGAGACCAGCTGGGTGTAATTATTGCTGTTCAGGTCGTAGACCCACCCTTGGTATGTCAACTGAGCGGAGGCCTTGCTGGCATCCGGGGTGATGTCGTGGAAGATGCCGTAAGCAACGCTGGTGTTCTGATGCCAGATGTTGTAGTTTTTCCAGATGGTAGGCGTAGGGGAGCTCGGGTATACCCGTCCCACGATGTAGACATCGCTTCCACTCTTGGCACAGGCGTAGGCTACGTTGCCGCCATTGGGATCATCGGGAAGGGGGATGGGCTGGAGTGTGGTTAGGTCCCAGGCCAGAGCCCTGTCCGCCCAAGATGCGTCGGTATACGGGCTACCGTAGCCGCATCCAATCGTGCCGTCGGCGGTGACTCCCAGAACAACCCCATAAGGATAACTGGAAAGACCCGTGCTCAGGACGATAGTCTGTGTAGCAATGTTTGCCAGCCAGTAAAAGCCCGGAGAGAGGGAGCCGGCGTTGATCCTCCAGACCATGGGCTTAGTATTGCCGGACACGGAGGC encodes the following:
- a CDS encoding cytochrome c1, with product MIKTIFFTVLTVAFFYIVWINNIFAPHEKYEMPQEHGKIAMDYKYAKEGRELFIQNCASCHSVRYDALYLTQVQANPMLASLQEKYGKVLPRDVYEAVFMNDLNALKEAFGKVPPDLSTIYLVKGPEYLYNFILEPQKVLPGTMMPPVMTGRPEETAKIIAYLRSVSEPPPQEKAKRNLMGIVTIGYLIVMGILIWLWRDRILKKMGLH
- a CDS encoding endonuclease III domain-containing protein, encoding MLSLVQLYQLLLDFYGYQGWWPVDEGYHRAKGTDPRDEIIIGAVLTQNTAWRNVEKALENLKKYGELSLEFIRQVSTKELEELIRPSGFYRLKAQRLKHVAEFFNPTDVVEKVSREELLKVKGIGKETADAILLYAGGRLSFVIDTYTKRLFKRLYGLDGGYEDLKSYVEENIPKDLTIYKEFHALIDEHAKKYCKSTPRCGGCFLKNFCLSAVPSS
- a CDS encoding heavy-metal-associated domain-containing protein; the protein is MKEIELKILGMTCEHCVRTVKNALYSVEGVSEVDVSLHEQRAKVKVEDHVSFESLKSAVESWGYKVVDEV
- the mobA gene encoding molybdenum cofactor guanylyltransferase MobA, yielding MMECYILAGGQSRRFGEDKTLFPLKGKPCIQWVVEQAQSVCDRVFIVAKEPQKYSFLKGVELLKDILQEQFALAGLYTALSHTNQDKVVVLSADMPLIKGELISLIWERSKDKITLFKVKGKIFPLFGVYPKGVKPALEEYLKGGGLRAMEFVEKVGYEVVEDVEPFSYAFINMNTKEDARVILEIL
- a CDS encoding tetratricopeptide repeat protein, which translates into the protein MKKLVSLLIIMLCGSCAVPQIIILKDPLTAEEHINLGYLYEKQGKLDLAEEEYKKAIRKDKKNYLAYFNLGNIYAQREEYEKAERQYRKALKLKEDPDVLNNLAYVLNKQGKKEEALLYIKKALEMKDDPFYRKTLEEILKKE
- a CDS encoding EAL domain-containing protein, whose amino-acid sequence is MVLEHIVDLKTQQLFGYKVLSRIITDGEKELRFQEVGDESLKKRAELSVLKGVTKFSRDKEIFINMPISIHIESLPLYGRNFVICLPADLSSDTLAKILLSIKKLKLKSALDDFYIAKYGMGEEAEEIKLGAFDFVFVKEEFYMNSSKSDVAKAVSYAKSFGAKVIFKKIDTYKKVQLAIDCGADYGHGYFFGYETYNIPLE
- a CDS encoding putative nucleotidyltransferase substrate binding domain-containing protein, whose protein sequence is MLDAERFLREHEPFNLLTLEVLRSVVYNLQVQYYQKDEVIFQEGSAPLSSLYIVRKGVVLLKRGSEVLDYLQEGDSFGFVSLLTGERPSSTAIAYEDTLLFLLPDKIFKKLCKDFEAFNQYFLRKLTGRFERRKEESSSLLERLARVQVKDLNPKGIPIVGENDSIDQVINLMAKEDHRAVLVKFKDGYGIITERDIIKRVLGEGKDPRETKASEVATFPVIGVDERDYLMDVLTLMSKHAIRRVVVFSNQQPSGILEDRDIILYESKNFVFLFKEIEKAKDEESLAFLYRQTTKAVVELVLEGADPERVGKYVSELNDRFMKRAVFLTISRLGEEPLVPFCILVLGSEGRQEQSLKTDQDNALIYRDLPIIDFDAKEYFKRFSEEYIKVLLKVGFPPCPGNVMLSNPEWRGSEREWEKRISAWIDTPIPENVLNSAIFFDFRNVFGDKTLADGLEEYVHKKIKGKSLFMGYFISEGLKFKPPLTFFKGFVVERSGEHKGELDLKKGGIFPITHGVRCLSLFNVILERNTYDRIRVLMERGILEKNFGRDLLEAYRFLNMLRFREQADKIIKGKEPDNYIDPEKLSKQERGLLKDAFRVVENFQEFLRHSFSSVLFE
- a CDS encoding YggT family protein, with product MTLEQFLNYTLAFFMWLVLGRAALEFFTRDLNNFFYRFFYQFTEPLYKPYRKLFPCCHTLLLLVSLLILRFLVIKLL
- a CDS encoding VC_2705 family sodium/solute symporter; this translates as MVQDSFVSRLKKVYSIYTGGLILLLILLGIGEKLFGLSPTFIGYVFLFGTIAVYAAIGILSRTGKVAEYYVAGRRVPAVFNGMATAADWMSAASFIGMAGALALQGYNGLAFIMGWTGGYVLLGVLIAPYLRKFGAYTIPDFLDARYGGKIPRLVGIIATLITSFTYLVAQITGVGIIASRLLGLPFEVGVFLGLVGILVCSFLGGMKAVTWTQVAQYIVLIIAYLIPVTVLSFKYTGNPISQISYGFALQGIEQKFAQLKDDPKEQEVREIHKKRAEELKAKIAALPQSWEEGRKQLQEKLASLPPDDPKRAELEKQLKDYPKSPEEAKEKWTQAMKEAEAASKPPKSYVAPPSDVKGMANFLALTLMLMLGTAGLPHVIMRFYTTPTVREARTSAAWALFFILLLYLTAPAYAAFGRYEMLNLVGKAFSEMPSWVEKWAKVGLITIKDLNGDGIIQFAEIKIHPDMVVLATPEIAGLPYVIAGFVAAGGLAAALSTADGLLITISNAISHDLYYKIINPNLSPSTRVKIGKALLLVVALLGAYVASFRLAIIVELVAWAFSLAASSLFPALVLGIWDKRTNKYGAVAGMLVGLSVTLAYLIASRFYGFELFGIKTIAAGIFGMPLNFIVTFVVSRLTPPPPKEIQEFVEHIRYPKGAVKAGAEE
- a CDS encoding DUF4212 domain-containing protein, whose amino-acid sequence is MLDLNQKIAKINHKLLRGGGRMLSKEQLESYWRENRNLMVVVLIIWALVSYGAALISGWLNKIVIFGFPLGYYMGAQGSLIVFLLLIIFYSKKMDQIDKKYGVEEE
- the acs gene encoding acetate--CoA ligase, translating into MEERSEVLLKVEDKYYPPKHIVERAWVKDYESLYQESIKDREGFGAKVAEELHWFKKWDKVLDWQFPYAQWFVGAQTNITYNCLDRHVLNGRRNKVAYIWLDEDNNEQKITYGELLELVNRIANGLKSLGVKKGDRVSIYMPNSIPAIACMLACARIGAIHSVVFAGFSEGALRTRIEDAKAKVLITATYTKRRGKKIDLLATAQRAIDGLSFVEKVVVWDRDGDVLNGENPLLVSLDKLIKESSPVCEPEVMDAEDPLFILYTSGTTGKPKGVLHTTGGYMVETYYTTKVVFDAHEDDIYWCTADIGWITGHSYIVYGPLANGLTSLVVEGAPDYPNPGRWWSYVERYRVNIFYTAPTAIRMFMRFGEEWPAKYDLSSLRILGSVGEPINPEAWEWYYKHIGRERCVIVDTWWQTETGAHMITTIPSYPAKPGKAGKPFFTIEPAVVDSQGNPLPPNTVGNLVIKSPWPSMLRTCWGEPERYEKYWTTIPGQVYFTGDLATYDEEGYIMILGRADDVLNVAGHRIGTMEVESALVDHPAVAEAAVIGKPHEIKGESIKAFVILKKGVEPSDRLKEDIKQHVRQVLGAIAVPDEIEFVEKLPKTRSGKIMRRVLKAQELGLPVGDVSTLED